The genomic DNA CTCGTCTATGCTCGCCGTTCTCGTCCGGATTATTACGGTCGATTGGTTAACTGCGGCCGGGCTCATTTTACGGGGGATGCTGGCTTTGGTGGCCATCAATTCGATGCCGGAGTATATGCCGGTTTATGCTCCGTTAATTGCCGTCATCCTTTTTGAAATTTTTTTATCGGCTTCCCTCGGGGTGAGCATTGGTTCCTGTTTGTTGATCATCGCTCTCATGACCTGCGAACGATATCTGACCAATCAGACTTGGGGGTATATCCACCAAGCTCCAAGCGTCGCAGATTTTTTTCTGCCCTGGGGAGAATGCGCGATTGCCATGATTTGCGGTATCGTCATCCGCCAGCTATTGGATAAGGTCCATCACCTATCTGACCAGGTGGAGCAGTTTTATCAATCGAACATCCGTTTAGTAGAAGCCAACCTGGGCCTTCAGGATTATACGGTACGCCACCAACGGGAAAGCATTATGAACGAACGGAACCGGATTTCCCGGGAAATTCACGATTCCGTGGGTTACATGTTGACCAACTTAATAGCGGTCCTGGATTATTCGAGGGAATTGATTATTGCCCAAAAGGACCAAGCGCTTGAAAAGATTGATCAGGGGCGGGA from Hydrogenispora ethanolica includes the following:
- a CDS encoding sensor histidine kinase is translated as MARLSCLFRISAVTLNLLIYGLTWNLYLSNQPIGVPVYWKTQFFMILIISSMLAVLVRIITVDWLTAAGLILRGMLALVAINSMPEYMPVYAPLIAVILFEIFLSASLGVSIGSCLLIIALMTCERYLTNQTWGYIHQAPSVADFFLPWGECAIAMICGIVIRQLLDKVHHLSDQVEQFYQSNIRLVEANLGLQDYTVRHQRESIMNERNRISREIHDSVGYMLTNLIAVLDYSRELIIAQKDQALEKIDQGREQARAALAEVRRAVRALRPPIEVSRLQAVSALITAFSEATGIEASVYMPKLPDSFGEEIDTIIYRVIQEALTNTFRHGQATHVFISINLKNKLLSITIKDNGLGATSFQLGCGLTGIQERVRALNGRFEIDSSPNQGFIIKILIPWLNEYFNDMG